The window TTGTCTCTTATTTTAAACAATCTAGGTTTCTGCTTGTCGCTTCTCTAAATCTTAGTAATGTAATTTTCTACCATGTGAACTACTAAAACCTTGTAGCTTGTTAACGATAACCTATTCTCTTTTTGGATGCGAAAGAAGATATTTTGTTACATTCTTTATCCATACCCAGTTTAGTGCTAAGTGTATTACTATCAATGCTAGGAATAGAAGGCTTGTTGTTATGTGGATATATTCCCACGAACTTCTGTTAAGACCTAGAAAGGCATTATCAACTGAAAATCTGCTACGTACTTGTCCACGAGGTATAGCTAGCCAAAGCACAAACCCAGAGATATAAGTTAGTGTTCCGATGATAAGCAGTAGAATAAAGTTTATATAGCATACTTTTACCTTAAACAATAAACTCATACTATAAAAACACCAACATAATCAAGCGCCGTAGTATCCTATAAACGTATATGTATTTTAATTCATGTTGCAACAATATCGCCTTTTAATAAGTATCTAACTTCGACATATATGCATACAATTCATCTGTTTAAATGTAGATACCTAGTTACTTATTCTCTACGTACTACCTATACTAGCCCTTTACCTAGCTCTAAAAATGCATAAACTATTCCTATACACAGCACCTAGTCTATGGATGGCTGTAACACAACTATCACTAGATATAACTAGAAGCTGTATCAACCCTTATAGGTATGTAGCTATATTCTCTATAGCTCTAACCATATCCTTAAATGCTATGTATATACTGCATACACTTAACTCAACAGAGGTATCTATATTAATCAATAAAACAAGAAACATTATTGGAATATATTCGTAGCTATTCATAAAGATTATATCTTTTCTTATAAAAGAATGTGTTGAAATCTTAAACACCCATGCATTGAAAGGAGAAAGTATATGGAAATCACTTGCAATCCTAATACTGGGGGAAGATCTAGTTAAAGGTTTTAGCGAAGGTCTTATACCGAAGTATCGAAGATATAGAGCTGTGATAATCTACGATTCAAAGGTAATAGCCGTACAGCTCATGATGATAGTATACGATACTGATGTAGCATTATTTTCTATAATATCTA is drawn from Ignisphaera sp. and contains these coding sequences:
- a CDS encoding DUF4405 domain-containing protein, which produces MSLLFKVKVCYINFILLLIIGTLTYISGFVLWLAIPRGQVRSRFSVDNAFLGLNRSSWEYIHITTSLLFLALIVIHLALNWVWIKNVTKYLLSHPKRE